The following nucleotide sequence is from uncultured Campylobacter sp..
TTTTAGATGAAATTTCATTCTCGCTTGCGCCGCTTTGCCCTGCTGCATTTTGCTTCGCCGCACTCGGTAAAATTTCAAGCCCCTTTGCGTCTCTATGCAAAACCGCGCTGTCCGCTTCGACTGCGGAACACTCTGCGCGCTCGTTTAAATTTGCGTCACCAGGTTTTTCTAAATTTGATCCGCCCCTGGCGCTGAAATTCCCCTCAAGGCTCGTGCGGTAGAAGTTTGCGTTATGTAGCCATTTGCGCTCCATCATCGCGCTTAGCCGCTCGCGCCAGACGATTACGAGCAGTTTGCGAAACCAGCTGCCGCAGACGATGAAAAGCACGATGAGCGCCGTGTAGAGCAAAAACTCGCCCACGAGCGCAGGGATCAACTCGCCCTTAAGCTCGCTTAGCGCGTCGTAAAAGCGCTTGTCCCACGCGTTCATCAGCACGCTGATTTTGATGATAGCGAGGCTAAAACCGAGCGCGAGCAGCAGCAGCGCCCACAGCTTCGCCGCACCCTTACCGAACCAGTGCGGACGTAGAATTTCAAAAAATTGCTTTAGGGTTTTCAAATTTTCTCTTTAAATTTTAAAATTTAGCGCCGGTTGCAGCGAAATTCCGCGAGATTAAATTTGATCCCGCGATCTCTCGCGCGGATTTTATGCTCGCAAGTCTGCGCGTTTAATTCGCTTGGAATTTCGCGAAATTAAATTTATCGCCCCTGCCTGCGATCGCTCGCGCTAATCAATCGTTAATCAACCAAATCGCGAGCTAAATTTTAATCCCGCGGCTTCGCTTAAATTTTACCCGCCTCGCCACGTGCTACTTGCGACAAAGCCTAGCCTCTCGCCTCTGCGCCCGCCTCATCCACGCTCCTATAAAGCGCGGAATTTATCCACGGCCGCGTGCGAGAAGTTTATCCGAGTTCGCATAAGCGCAAATTTCATCCGCGCTCAATACGTATAATTTAGCGTCAGCATAAAATTCCGCGGCTCGCCGTAGTAGTTGTTATGCCCAGCGACGCGATTTTGCGTGTTTTGAAAATACTTCTTATCCGTGATGTTTTTGACCGCAAAATTTACGCTAAAGTGCTTGTCGAAATGATAGCCGACGTTCGCGTCCCACAGCGCGTAAGCCTTTTGCGGCGCGGCGTAATACGCAACGTTTTCGCGATATATCGAAGCGGTTTTGCTCTGATAGCGCATGCCGGCGCCCAAAGTAACCTTACGATTTTCGCCGAGCGGAATTTCATAGTTCGTGTAGAACTTAAACAGATGCTTCGGAATGTAGCGCTTGGCGTTTGCGCCCTTGCTATAATCGACCACCGCGGAGGTTCTTTCCGTCTTTAAATAGACGCTGCGGTTGAAAGTATATCCTGCGAATAATTTCCAATTCTCAGTAAGCGAGCCCTGCAGCTCGGCATCCACGCCCCGGCTTCGCACTTTGCCCTCGGCGATGGAGTAGTTCGTATTAAGAGGATCGCTCATCGCCCTATTTTTCTGAATGATCTGAAATAGCGCGACATTCGTATTAAGCGCGCCGTCAAAAAATTCTCCCTTCACGCCGGTTTCTAAATTATAGCCGACGACGGGATCTAAAATTTTACCGTCTTTATCGCGCGCGGCTTGCGGCTTAAAAATTTCGGCATAGCTTGCGTACCACGAAAAATTATCCGCAAAATCCCAGACCACTCCCGCATACGGCGTGAAATCCGATTTACTCGGGCTTGCGCTATGCGAAGCCGTGCCGCGCAAAATATTATAATAATATCTGCTGTAAGTTACCTTCGAAAAGCGCCCGCCGAGTAAAAAGTGAAAATCGTCGGTTAAATTTAATCTAGTCCCGAGCGAGATCGCGCGCTGCTTTATGGTAGTGGAGCTTCGGTCTTTAAACGTAGCGGCACTGCTCCAATCGGGCTGAGCGATCCTTGATCGGTCCCAATTATAAATATTCATCCCCAGCGACGCCAGAGACGAATCCCTCGTCCTAGTCTCGCGCCAATTAAGCTTTTCGTTGCTAAGCGAGCCGTTTAAGAAAAAGTCGTGCTTCTGCCCGAATGCTTCGAATTTACCGTCTAGTCCCGTTTGAAACCCGATCTCTTTGGAGTCGTTATCGTAAATTCTATATCGCACCGTATGCGACGTGGTGCCGTTGTAAGGATCTGCCCCGCCGAGCGCTCCGAATTTTAACATGCTGTCGCTATCGGTATAATTGAGCCTCGCATAGGCTTTCAGATCATCGCTAAATTCGTGCGAGAGTTCGCTGTAGACGTTAATTTTTTTATATTCGCTTCTGTCCCAGTCCGAGCCGAAGTAACTTCTGCGCGGTAAATTTAGTAAATTTCCATGATTATCTAAAACGGGCACGCCGTAAATATCATAGACGCCGACGGTTTTTTGCCACAAAAATCCCGCGCTAAGAAGCGTTTTATCGGCCAAGTCAAATTCCGTCGAAACGCCGACGCCTTCGCGATAGCCGTTGCGCGGATAGTCCTTAAACGAGCCCGTTTTACTTAAAATTCCGATCAGCCGCGCGCGTGCCGTACCGCTTTGATTTACCGCATCCGTAACGTCGATCATGCCGCGATAATTATCCCAGCTACCGCCGCTTAGACTTGCGTTAAAGCCTAACTGATCGCTCGGGCGCTTCCGGATTAAATTTATCGTGCCGCCGGGCTCGCCGTTGCTTTGCGTAAGGCCCGCTACGCCGCGCAGAACCTCGACGCGATCGTAGAATTCCAAATCGGTAAATTCCTTCGATGAGCCCAGCGGCCCGAACACGGAGCTAGAAACCGAGCTTGCGATGCCGTCTTCTTGGATATTATCGACATAAAAGCCGCGCGAGACGATGCGATTGCCGCCTGCGTCGTTATTTAGCGAAATGCCGGTGGCGTATTTTGAAAGAGCCTCTTCGGCGTTGTGCAAGCTCAGATCTTTTAAAAGCTGATTGGAGATGACGCTTATGGACTGCGGCGTTTCTCTTATGCTTAAATTTAGCCCCGTCGCGGTGCTCATATTGCCCGTCGTATAAGAGCCCGTGCCCTCGGTAGTGGACAGATCGGCCTTGCCCGTGACGTTTATGGTGCCGAGATTATCGTCGTCCAAGCTCTGCAACGTAGAATTTGTCGCGCTACCGCTTTGCGGCGCGGAATTTTGTGCAATGCCTTTAGTAGCGGAACTTACGACGGCATTGCCCTGCGGCGCGGAATTTGCAGCGGTAGGGCTTTCAGGCTTTTGCGCAGAGCTTTGCGTCACCGCACTATTAGAGGCTAAATTTGAAGCAGGCAGCATGGAACTCTGCGATGCGGCGGCTGCACGCGAGCTTTGCGACGACGAAATTTTAGAGGCAGAGCTTGCGGCGGACGAGTTTTGGGAAGCGCCGCTATTTTGCGCCGCAGTAAGCCAAAACGGCGAGCAAAGTAGCGCAAAAGAAAGTAAAATTTTACCCTTTTTCATAAAAATCCTTTTTAGATTTTATAATCTATATCAATTTACTGGCGGGATTATCTTACAATTCTTCTTAAATAATAATAAAATTTTTAATAAACTAAATCATAAAATTTTATATGCAATTACTAGTTTAACGGAATTTAATAAGATCTATTGACGAATTATTAAGCAAAATTTCTATGAATTTTAAAAAGTATATGAATTTGAAAAACGAAGGATTTAAAAATTTGAAATTCCAAAATTCCGCCGCTTTAAAATAACGTAAACGACGGAATTTAGCGTTTATCGGCGTTTGGTCTTGCGATTACGATAGCACTAGCACCGGTACAAGCGCATTGTGCAAGATATCCTCGGAGACGCTGCCTAAAAAGAGCTTTTTGAAAAACCCTTTCGTAAAGGCACCGGTAGCGATCAGATCGAGGTTATTGGCACGGCGATATTTGATGATCTCATCGGCGGGCACTTCCGCTTGGATGAATTTGAAAGTGGCGTTTTGAGTGCCTAAAATTTCGCGTGCCAGATCTAGCATCCGCTCGCCCTCTGTGGCACCCGCATTGATGTGCAAAACATGCTTATGCGCGCTCGCAAGAAGCTTTGAGCTCTTTATAAACTCAAGCGTGCGTTTCGCCGCGTCAGTGCCGTCAAATGCGATGAGCACGGAGTTAATCGGTGAAAATTCCTTATTCACGAGCAGCGACGGCACGTGAAGCTCCTTTATCAGCACGCTTGCGTTAAAACCTACGTCCTCGTTATTTGAGCCCTTGATACCGAGTACAAAAATTTCGGCTTCGTCCTTATACTCCGCGATAACGTCGATAAAATCACCATCTTTAATGATCTTACTCGCCTTCACGCCCGCAGCAGTCGCGGCGCAGATATATTCATCTAGCATCGCTTCGGCTTCTTCGTGGTCTTTCTCCGCATCCACGCCGCCTAGTGTGGGACTTCCGTAGCTATTTGCAAGGATATCATTCTCTCCTAGGACGATTCCGCCTGCGGCTAGCCCATAAAAATTCTCGCCAAGCTCTGGGATTTCAACCACGTGAATAAACACGAGCTCGGCACCCAAGGTTTTAGCGACGTAAATTCCGTAATCTCTAACCGCCGGGGCAAGCGCATTTTGATCGACGCAAGTGATGACCTTTTTCATTTTTCGTCCTTTTAAAGATAAAATTTTGACCGAAATAAGCTTATCAAATTTTGTATAAAAGTTATTTAAATTCGGCAGATTTGAATGCGGCGCGGGCGATTTTGTGAAATTTTAAAGCCGCGCCGCAATGGATTTGTGAGGTGCCGGCGCGCTTGCGATAAGCTAGCTCAGGCTCATCTGACAGCGATCGAGTAGTTGCAGCGTAGTAGGCGACTAAAAAGCGTTGCGGACGCGGCAGGCAAGATACGGCGCGGGCGATTTTGAAATTTATCAAGCCGCTAAAAGCACGGTTTAAAGCGCCGTTATTGCGGTTAGTAGCCCAAAGATGATCCCCGGGAAATTTGCTGCGGCGAGCGGATAGTCCTTTTTGGGCTTTAAAAGACCGTAGCTAACCCATATCGTGCAGTTTATCGCGGCTGCGAGCGGCTGGAGAAACGGGACTTTGTTGCCGTCTAAATTTGCCATTATGTTCGGCACATAGGATACGTACATGATGACCGACAGGCATGTGCCCGCCCAACCTAAAATTTGTAAATTTCTTTCACTCATCGGCTTTCCTTGTTTTTAAGATACGTTTCAAATTCGCGAATGAAACGGAGCGGGATTTTAATACACCAAAGATAAGAAACAAATTAAAAGATGGCTAGAAATAAAATTTGACTTTAAATTTATCGCAACGGCTTCTGGTCTCTCGCGTCTGCGTAAATTTTAAAACGGCGTTTGCAGCGCGCATTTAAAAAACAGAGAAATTTAAAACGCTAGGTGGCACGGCGATAGAATTTAAATTTAAAAAGGCGGAATTTAAGCGGAGACCGCGACGAAATTTAAGTGAATTTGCCGAGGCGAAAGCCATTAAATACATTGCCCGAAGGCTCGCGGCTAAATTTAAGTAAATTTTGCAGTGGGATTACGGCCAAATTTTGAAAATATAGGGATTGAAATTAAAATTTTAAAAGGCTAATAGCCCGCGTTTGCGATCGCTTCGGCTTGAGAGTGCGCGATGAGCGGATCGATGATCTCGTCGAACAAACCGCCCGCCATGATCGCGTCTAGGCGGTAGAGAGTTAAATTTATGCGGTGGTCACTGATGCGGTTTTGCGGATAGTTGTAGGTACGAATTCGCCCCGAGCGGTCGCCGGTGCCCACCTGATCCTTGCGATCTTTGCGCTCTTTTTCTAAGCGCTCCTGCTCCTGCATATCGTAAAGGCGCGCCTTCAGCACCTTCATCGCCGCCTCTTTGTTTTTGTGCTGATCCTTGCCGTCTTGGTTGGTGACGACTAAGCCGGTCGGGATGTGAGTGATGCGAACGGCGCTATCGGTGGTATTTACGGACTGCCCGCCGTGGCCGGAGCTGCGCATAACGTCGATGCGAAGATCGTTCGGATTGATCTGTATCTCGCTATCCTCGATCTCGGGCATCACGGCGACGGTGATTGCAGAGGTATGTACCCTGCCCTGGCTCTCCGTTTCGGGGACGCGCTGCACGCGGTGGGTGCCGCCTTCAAATTTTAGCCGCGAATACGCTCCCGCGCCCTTTACGAGCAAGATCGCTTCTTTGTAGCCGCCGACGCTGCCTTCGCTAGTGCTTACGATCTCGCATTTATAGCCGCGAAGATCGGCGTAGCGCAGATATGCGCCGAGCAGATCGCCCGCAAACAGCGCCGCTTCGTCGCCGCCTGTACCGGCGCGGATCTCAAGAAAGATATTCTTATCGTCGTTGGGGTCTTTCGGAAGCAGTAAAATTTTGATTTTCTCTTCGAGCTGCGGCTTTTGCGTCTCTAAGCTTTTAAGCTCCTCTTTGGCCAGCTCGCCGAGATCTGCATCGCTTAGCAGGGCTTTGTTTTCTTCGATCTGATTTAAAATTTTAAGATACTCGCTAGCCGCCTCTTTGATCGGCTCGATACTGCGCTGTTCCTTAGATAGCGCCGTCATATTAGCGATATCTGCGGTAACTGCAGGATCGCTAAGCATGCGCGAAAGCTCGTCATAGCGATCCAAAAAAGGCTTTAGTTTATCGGCTAGCATTTAAATTTTATGCGTAAGGGGCGCTTACGCGGCGGTTTTTAAAGAATTTACGAGTTTGGCTAGGCGGCTTACTTTTCTGCTCGCGGTCTGTTTTTTCAAAAAGCCCCTGCTTACGAAGCTGTGAAAGCTTTCATTAGCCGTTTTTAAAGCCTGGGTCGCTGCGTCTAGATCCTTGCTCTCGACCGCCTCTCTTACGGCTTTTGTGATATTTTTTACTCTGGTGCGATAAAATCTATTTCGCTCCGTTCTTTTTATGGTTTGTCTCGCGCGTTTTTCGGCGGATTTGTGATTTGCCATAACGTTCCTTTTCGGTTAAATTTGAACCTGCGATTATACGTAAAAAATATTTAATCGACGCTTAATTTAAGTAAAATTTAAATATAGTTTAAATTTATTAAGATTAAACTTTTTCTGGTAGAATTTCCCGATTTTTATGCAAGGATTTGATAATGAAACTTTTCGGGACGGACGGCGTACGAGGCAAAGCGGGAGAATTTCTGACCGCCGAGCTTGCAATGCGCGTAGCGATGGCAGCAGGAATTTATTTTAGGAAAAATTCCGTTACGAATATGATCTTAGTCGGCAAAGACACCCGCAGAAGCGGCTATATGATAGAAACCGCGATCGTAGCGGGCCTTACCTCGGTGGGCTACAACGTCCGCCAGATCGGACCGATGCCTACTCCTGCGATTGCCTTTCTTACGGAGGATATGCGCTGCGACGCGGGCATTATGATAAGCGCGAGCCACAATCCATACTACGACAACGGCATTAAATTTTTCAACAGCGAGGGCTTCAAACTCGACGAAAAAGAGGAAGCGCAGATCGAAAAAATTTACTTCAGCGACGAGCTCATCTCTGAGGCGCGCACCAAAATGATGCAGATAGGCGCCGCAAAGCGCGTGGACGACGTCATCGGCAGATACATCGTGCATATTAAAAATTCCTTCCCGAAGCAAAAGACGCTGCACGGGCTTCGCGTCGTGCTTGATTGCGCAAACGGAGCAAGCTATAAGGTCGCGCCTACCGTATTTAATGAACTGGGAGCCGAAACTATCGTCATCGGTGACGAACCTAACGGCAAAAATATTAATGATGCTTGCGGTGCGCTAAGCCCGCAAAATTTAGCCTCGGAGGTCAAAAGATTACGCGCCGACGTCGGCTTTGCTTTCGACGGGGATGCCGATAGGCTTGTAGTCGTGGACGAAAACGGCGAGATCATCCACGGCGACGCGCTACTTGGAATTTTAGCAGTCTATTTGAAAGGAAAAAATCGCTTAGCAGGCAATAAAATGGTAGCCACAGTGATGAGTAATTCTGCGCTGGAGGATTTTTTAGCTAAACACGACATCGCGCTTCATCGCTGCAATGTAGGCGATAAATTCGTACT
It contains:
- a CDS encoding TonB-dependent siderophore receptor — translated: MKKGKILLSFALLCSPFWLTAAQNSGASQNSSAASSASKISSSQSSRAAAASQSSMLPASNLASNSAVTQSSAQKPESPTAANSAPQGNAVVSSATKGIAQNSAPQSGSATNSTLQSLDDDNLGTINVTGKADLSTTEGTGSYTTGNMSTATGLNLSIRETPQSISVISNQLLKDLSLHNAEEALSKYATGISLNNDAGGNRIVSRGFYVDNIQEDGIASSVSSSVFGPLGSSKEFTDLEFYDRVEVLRGVAGLTQSNGEPGGTINLIRKRPSDQLGFNASLSGGSWDNYRGMIDVTDAVNQSGTARARLIGILSKTGSFKDYPRNGYREGVGVSTEFDLADKTLLSAGFLWQKTVGVYDIYGVPVLDNHGNLLNLPRRSYFGSDWDRSEYKKINVYSELSHEFSDDLKAYARLNYTDSDSMLKFGALGGADPYNGTTSHTVRYRIYDNDSKEIGFQTGLDGKFEAFGQKHDFFLNGSLSNEKLNWRETRTRDSSLASLGMNIYNWDRSRIAQPDWSSAATFKDRSSTTIKQRAISLGTRLNLTDDFHFLLGGRFSKVTYSRYYYNILRGTASHSASPSKSDFTPYAGVVWDFADNFSWYASYAEIFKPQAARDKDGKILDPVVGYNLETGVKGEFFDGALNTNVALFQIIQKNRAMSDPLNTNYSIAEGKVRSRGVDAELQGSLTENWKLFAGYTFNRSVYLKTERTSAVVDYSKGANAKRYIPKHLFKFYTNYEIPLGENRKVTLGAGMRYQSKTASIYRENVAYYAAPQKAYALWDANVGYHFDKHFSVNFAVKNITDKKYFQNTQNRVAGHNNYYGEPRNFMLTLNYTY
- a CDS encoding universal stress protein is translated as MKKVITCVDQNALAPAVRDYGIYVAKTLGAELVFIHVVEIPELGENFYGLAAGGIVLGENDILANSYGSPTLGGVDAEKDHEEAEAMLDEYICAATAAGVKASKIIKDGDFIDVIAEYKDEAEIFVLGIKGSNNEDVGFNASVLIKELHVPSLLVNKEFSPINSVLIAFDGTDAAKRTLEFIKSSKLLASAHKHVLHINAGATEGERMLDLAREILGTQNATFKFIQAEVPADEIIKYRRANNLDLIATGAFTKGFFKKLFLGSVSEDILHNALVPVLVLS
- a CDS encoding SemiSWEET family transporter; protein product: MSERNLQILGWAGTCLSVIMYVSYVPNIMANLDGNKVPFLQPLAAAINCTIWVSYGLLKPKKDYPLAAANFPGIIFGLLTAITAL
- the prfA gene encoding peptide chain release factor 1; the encoded protein is MLADKLKPFLDRYDELSRMLSDPAVTADIANMTALSKEQRSIEPIKEAASEYLKILNQIEENKALLSDADLGELAKEELKSLETQKPQLEEKIKILLLPKDPNDDKNIFLEIRAGTGGDEAALFAGDLLGAYLRYADLRGYKCEIVSTSEGSVGGYKEAILLVKGAGAYSRLKFEGGTHRVQRVPETESQGRVHTSAITVAVMPEIEDSEIQINPNDLRIDVMRSSGHGGQSVNTTDSAVRITHIPTGLVVTNQDGKDQHKNKEAAMKVLKARLYDMQEQERLEKERKDRKDQVGTGDRSGRIRTYNYPQNRISDHRINLTLYRLDAIMAGGLFDEIIDPLIAHSQAEAIANAGY
- the rpsT gene encoding 30S ribosomal protein S20; the protein is MANHKSAEKRARQTIKRTERNRFYRTRVKNITKAVREAVESKDLDAATQALKTANESFHSFVSRGFLKKQTASRKVSRLAKLVNSLKTAA
- the glmM gene encoding phosphoglucosamine mutase, producing the protein MKLFGTDGVRGKAGEFLTAELAMRVAMAAGIYFRKNSVTNMILVGKDTRRSGYMIETAIVAGLTSVGYNVRQIGPMPTPAIAFLTEDMRCDAGIMISASHNPYYDNGIKFFNSEGFKLDEKEEAQIEKIYFSDELISEARTKMMQIGAAKRVDDVIGRYIVHIKNSFPKQKTLHGLRVVLDCANGASYKVAPTVFNELGAETIVIGDEPNGKNINDACGALSPQNLASEVKRLRADVGFAFDGDADRLVVVDENGEIIHGDALLGILAVYLKGKNRLAGNKMVATVMSNSALEDFLAKHDIALHRCNVGDKFVLETMHELGANFGGEQSGHVIFGDYAKTGDGIASALQFAACMLDMKKKASEFSGMIKPYPQILKNLKISDKKPLEKLKGLKELEASLKADKIRSLFRYSGTENVIRLLIEGKNEKLLQKRMDEVEKFFAKALNE